The Fervidibacillus albus genome contains a region encoding:
- a CDS encoding anti-sigma-F factor Fin family protein codes for MMVIHYICRYCGKHLGKLEGTSFQSEQLGFHKLTEEERSDMIEHDQNGNLYVKTICEDCYESFQKNAKYYLNDYIIQ; via the coding sequence ATGATGGTTATTCATTACATTTGCCGTTACTGTGGCAAACATTTAGGAAAATTAGAAGGCACATCTTTCCAGTCGGAACAACTAGGCTTTCACAAATTGACAGAAGAAGAACGGTCCGACATGATTGAACATGACCAAAACGGTAATTTGTACGTGAAGACGATATGCGAAGATTGCTATGAATCCTTTCAAAAAAATGCGAAATATTATTTGAATGATTATATTATTCAGTAG
- the pth gene encoding aminoacyl-tRNA hydrolase: MKLIVGLGNPGRKYEETRHNVGFQVIDELSTRFNLPLKNSKFRALMEKGVVNGQKVLLMKPLTYMNLSGEAIAPVMNYFDIPASNLLVIYDEMDLPVGKIRLRYKGSAGGHNGVKSIIQHIGTEQFNRIRIGVGKPQPGMSTVNHVLGTFSPSDRQIIRGMIQTSADACEMWLDSPFMDVMNKFNQ, from the coding sequence GTGAAATTAATCGTTGGCTTGGGAAATCCGGGAAGAAAATATGAGGAAACGAGACATAATGTCGGATTTCAAGTCATTGACGAATTGTCAACACGTTTTAATCTACCGTTGAAAAATTCGAAATTTCGAGCATTGATGGAAAAGGGAGTTGTCAATGGACAGAAGGTATTGTTAATGAAACCGTTAACGTATATGAACTTGTCCGGTGAAGCGATCGCACCGGTGATGAATTATTTCGATATTCCGGCGTCCAATTTACTCGTGATTTATGATGAAATGGATTTGCCCGTCGGAAAAATTCGTTTGCGGTACAAAGGGTCTGCTGGCGGCCATAACGGTGTAAAGTCCATTATTCAACATATCGGAACGGAACAATTTAATCGGATTCGCATCGGCGTAGGCAAGCCGCAACCCGGGATGTCGACAGTTAATCACGTTCTTGGTACGTTTTCCCCATCGGATCGCCAAATAATTCGAGGAATGATTCAAACGAGTGCTGATGCATGTGAGATGTGGTTAGATTCACCCTTTATGGATGTCATGAATAAATTTAATCAATGA
- a CDS encoding ribose-phosphate diphosphokinase, translated as MSIEYPNRMLKIFSLNSNRALAEEIAETIGVSVGKCSVKRFSDGEIQINIEESIRGCDVFIIQSTSSPVNEHLMELLIMIDALKRASARTINIVMPYYGYARQDRKARAREPITAKLVANLLETAGATRVITLDLHAPQIQGFFDIPIDHLMGVPILAEYFEKKKMDEIVIVSPDHGGVTRARKMADRLKAPIAIIDKRRPKPNVAEIMNIVGNIEGKTAILIDDIIDTAGTITLAANALVDNGAKEVYACCTHPVLSGPAIERISNSKIKELVITNSIPLPKEKEIDNIVQLSVAPLIAEAIVRVFENKSVSVLF; from the coding sequence ATGTCCATTGAATATCCAAATCGAATGTTGAAAATTTTTTCGTTAAATTCCAATCGTGCGTTGGCAGAGGAAATAGCTGAAACGATCGGCGTGAGTGTAGGGAAATGTTCAGTGAAACGATTTAGTGACGGAGAAATTCAAATAAATATCGAAGAAAGTATACGTGGTTGCGATGTATTTATCATCCAATCAACGAGCTCTCCCGTCAATGAGCATTTAATGGAATTATTAATTATGATCGATGCATTGAAACGGGCATCGGCGCGGACGATCAATATCGTCATGCCTTACTACGGATATGCACGACAAGATCGGAAAGCCCGTGCACGGGAACCAATTACCGCGAAATTGGTTGCAAATTTATTAGAAACTGCGGGAGCAACAAGGGTCATCACGTTAGATTTACATGCACCTCAAATTCAAGGGTTTTTTGATATACCGATTGATCATTTAATGGGGGTTCCCATTTTAGCCGAATACTTCGAAAAGAAAAAAATGGATGAAATCGTCATCGTATCACCGGATCACGGTGGTGTAACCCGTGCTCGGAAGATGGCCGATCGACTGAAGGCACCGATTGCGATTATTGATAAACGCCGACCGAAACCGAATGTAGCTGAAATTATGAACATCGTCGGAAATATTGAAGGAAAAACAGCGATTTTAATCGATGATATAATCGATACGGCTGGAACGATCACCCTTGCGGCAAACGCCCTCGTCGACAATGGCGCTAAAGAAGTGTACGCTTGTTGCACCCATCCAGTTTTGTCCGGACCGGCAATCGAAAGAATCTCCAATTCGAAAATTAAAGAACTGGTTATTACAAACTCGATTCCACTACCGAAAGAAAAGGAAATTGATAATATTGTCCAGCTGTCAGTAGCGCCCTTAATCGCCGAAGCAATCGTTCGCGTATTTGAAAATAAATCGGTAAGTGTGTTATTTTAG
- the glmU gene encoding bifunctional UDP-N-acetylglucosamine diphosphorylase/glucosamine-1-phosphate N-acetyltransferase GlmU translates to MSNRYVIVLAAGQGTRMKSKLYKVLHPVCGKPMVQHVIENVQGIEVKKLITVVGHGAEKVQEVLAGKSQFVLQEEQLGTAHAVMQAKQLLKDQDGTTLVICGDTPLIKKETLEAMVDQHEMNGSHVTVLTAKADDPTGYGRIIRNEKGHVERIVEHKDATEEEKKVTEINAGTYCFDNRSLFSALDKVTNDNAQGEYYLPDVLEIIKKEGKTVSAYMTDDFSETLGVNDRVALSRAEKVMRKRINESHMKNGVTIIDPDQTYIDADVEIGSDTVIYPGTMIKGRTMIQSDCVIGPNTEIIDSSIGEMTTVRQSVVTESNIGRNVQIGPYAHIRPSSDIDDEVRIGNFVEIKKSTFGKGSKASHLSYIGDADVGQHVNIGCGTITVNYDGTNKHKTIIEDDAFVGCNSNLIAPVTIGKDAYVAAGSTITHNVPGQALSIARARQVNKENYSSKFKKKK, encoded by the coding sequence ATGTCAAATCGGTACGTGATTGTGCTAGCGGCAGGGCAAGGAACAAGGATGAAGTCGAAATTATATAAAGTTCTTCACCCTGTATGTGGTAAACCGATGGTGCAACACGTTATTGAAAATGTCCAAGGAATTGAAGTGAAAAAACTGATTACAGTCGTTGGACACGGAGCAGAAAAGGTTCAAGAAGTACTTGCAGGAAAAAGTCAATTTGTTTTACAAGAAGAACAATTAGGAACGGCACACGCTGTTATGCAGGCGAAGCAATTATTAAAAGATCAGGATGGAACGACCCTCGTCATTTGTGGTGACACACCGTTAATTAAAAAGGAAACGTTGGAAGCCATGGTCGACCAGCACGAAATGAACGGATCCCATGTGACGGTTTTGACTGCGAAGGCGGATGATCCGACTGGCTATGGACGAATCATCCGCAATGAAAAAGGACATGTGGAAAGAATCGTAGAACACAAGGATGCAACGGAAGAAGAAAAAAAAGTAACTGAAATTAATGCAGGGACGTATTGCTTTGATAATCGTTCATTGTTTTCCGCTTTGGATAAAGTAACGAACGATAACGCTCAAGGGGAGTATTATTTACCAGATGTACTGGAAATCATAAAAAAGGAAGGGAAAACCGTTTCCGCTTATATGACGGATGATTTTTCAGAAACTTTGGGTGTTAACGACCGTGTGGCATTATCCCGAGCGGAAAAAGTGATGCGAAAACGGATTAATGAATCCCATATGAAAAACGGAGTGACGATCATTGATCCGGATCAAACATATATCGATGCAGACGTTGAAATTGGCTCGGATACAGTTATTTATCCAGGAACAATGATAAAAGGACGAACGATGATTCAGTCGGATTGCGTAATCGGTCCGAATACCGAAATAATCGACAGTTCGATTGGTGAAATGACGACGGTTCGACAATCGGTCGTAACCGAAAGCAACATCGGACGAAATGTACAAATTGGTCCTTATGCTCATATTCGACCAAGTTCGGATATCGACGACGAAGTCCGCATCGGAAACTTCGTTGAAATCAAAAAATCAACCTTTGGTAAAGGGAGTAAAGCATCTCATTTATCGTATATTGGAGATGCGGACGTAGGTCAACATGTGAATATCGGTTGTGGAACGATTACGGTTAATTACGATGGCACGAATAAACATAAGACGATTATCGAAGACGACGCTTTTGTGGGTTGCAATAGTAATTTAATTGCCCCTGTCACGATTGGAAAAGACGCGTATGTTGCAGCAGGGTCGACGATTACCCATAACGTTCCTGGGCAAGCTCTTTCCATTGCTCGCGCCCGTCAAGTCAATAAGGAAAACTACAGTAGCAAATTCAAAAAAAAGAAATGA
- the spoVG gene encoding septation regulator SpoVG has protein sequence MEVTDVRLRRVNTDGRMKAIASITMDHEFVVHDIRVIDGNNGLFVAMPSKRTPDGEFRDIAHPINSATRAKIQEAVLAEYHRLGQMEVEFEEAGAS, from the coding sequence GTGGAAGTAACAGATGTAAGACTTCGTCGAGTGAACACGGATGGAAGAATGAAGGCGATTGCATCGATCACGATGGATCATGAATTTGTCGTCCACGATATTCGGGTGATTGACGGCAACAATGGTTTGTTCGTTGCGATGCCAAGTAAGCGCACCCCAGACGGAGAATTTAGGGATATTGCCCATCCGATCAACTCCGCTACAAGAGCTAAAATACAAGAAGCGGTATTAGCTGAATACCATCGCTTAGGGCAAATGGAAGTGGAGTTTGAAGAAGCAGGCGCTTCATAA
- a CDS encoding RidA family protein, whose amino-acid sequence MKEIYTKRAPEAIGPYSQAIRWEGLVFTSGQIPLTKEGELVDGAIEEQTEQVLENLKAVLEEAGSSLEKVIKTTVYLKNMGDFQKMNAVYHRFFSHHKPARSAVEVNRLPKDVLIEIEAIAAVNEH is encoded by the coding sequence ATGAAGGAGATTTACACAAAACGGGCACCGGAGGCAATCGGTCCATATTCCCAAGCGATTCGCTGGGAAGGGCTCGTTTTTACATCGGGACAAATTCCGTTGACGAAGGAAGGGGAATTGGTCGATGGGGCCATTGAGGAACAAACCGAGCAAGTGTTGGAAAATTTGAAAGCGGTTTTGGAAGAAGCGGGATCCTCATTGGAAAAGGTGATTAAAACGACCGTTTATTTGAAAAATATGGGTGACTTCCAAAAAATGAATGCCGTTTACCACCGCTTTTTTTCCCACCATAAACCGGCCCGATCGGCTGTAGAAGTGAATCGGTTACCAAAGGATGTCCTCATCGAAATTGAAGCGATCGCTGCCGTTAATGAACATTGA
- the purR gene encoding pur operon repressor, translated as MGWKRSERLIDMTNYFIEHPNTLISLPFFSERYGAAKSSVSEDISILKDTFERQGIGKLVTIPGAAGGVKFYVKVKDELVKPFVEELCQFIENPNRLLPGGYLYMADIIGNPVLMDQVGRMLASKFAERSIDAVMTVATKGIPLAYATAKYLNVPVVIVRRDYKITEGPTVSINYVSGSSKRIQTMLLAKRSLKEGAKVLIVDDFMKAGGTINGMISLLKEFNADYEGIAVLVEANDVENRLVDEYTSIVKLQNVDVHNETITVREGNYFTKGE; from the coding sequence GTGGGCTGGAAAAGAAGCGAACGGCTAATCGATATGACCAATTATTTCATCGAACATCCGAACACCCTCATTTCGTTGCCCTTTTTCTCTGAACGTTACGGTGCAGCAAAGTCTTCTGTTAGCGAGGATATATCGATTTTGAAGGATACTTTTGAAAGACAAGGAATAGGAAAATTAGTGACAATACCTGGAGCGGCGGGTGGAGTAAAATTTTATGTGAAGGTGAAGGATGAGCTTGTAAAACCGTTCGTGGAAGAACTTTGTCAATTTATTGAAAATCCGAACCGACTGTTGCCCGGGGGATATTTATATATGGCTGATATTATCGGGAATCCCGTTTTAATGGATCAAGTCGGTCGAATGCTTGCTTCCAAATTTGCTGAAAGGTCGATCGATGCAGTAATGACCGTTGCGACGAAAGGAATTCCGTTAGCATATGCGACGGCGAAGTATTTAAATGTTCCTGTCGTCATCGTTCGAAGGGATTATAAAATTACGGAAGGTCCGACGGTAAGTATCAATTACGTTTCCGGATCCTCAAAACGCATTCAAACGATGTTACTTGCTAAACGCAGTTTAAAAGAAGGGGCGAAAGTTTTGATCGTGGACGATTTTATGAAAGCTGGAGGAACGATCAATGGGATGATTAGTCTGTTAAAAGAATTCAACGCGGACTATGAAGGAATTGCCGTACTTGTGGAAGCTAACGATGTAGAGAATCGACTCGTCGATGAATATACTTCCATCGTAAAACTGCAAAATGTGGATGTACATAACGAAACAATAACGGTTCGAGAAGGAAATTATTTTACAAAGGGGGAATAA
- the ispE gene encoding 4-(cytidine 5'-diphospho)-2-C-methyl-D-erythritol kinase, protein MKLHVKAPAKINLTLDVLHKRTDGYHELEMVMTTVDLADRLELSRLEEDRIIVHSESRFVPSGERNLAYQAASVLKKELNVKKGVEISIEKHIPVAAGLAGGSSDAAAVLRGLNRLWDLRLSLRELAEIGAKVGSDVPFCVYGGTALAKGRGEILTPLPPPPSCWVVLAKPPIGVSTAEVYENLSLEQIDHPNTRQMVDAILNNDYDSICHNIGNVLESVTLARHPEVAEIKGDMKRFGADAVLMSGSGPTVYALARHDSRMHRIYNGLRGFCHQVYAVRILGKQERY, encoded by the coding sequence GTGAAACTTCATGTTAAGGCTCCTGCCAAAATCAACTTAACGTTAGACGTCCTTCATAAACGAACGGATGGATACCATGAATTAGAAATGGTTATGACGACCGTCGACTTGGCGGATCGATTAGAATTATCCCGCTTGGAAGAAGACCGGATTATCGTACATTCAGAAAGCCGTTTTGTACCGAGTGGAGAACGAAATCTCGCCTATCAAGCCGCGAGTGTGTTAAAAAAGGAATTGAACGTGAAAAAAGGAGTGGAAATTTCAATTGAAAAACATATTCCCGTCGCTGCTGGATTAGCGGGAGGGAGTAGCGATGCCGCTGCCGTTTTAAGGGGGTTGAATCGACTGTGGGATCTCCGTCTATCTCTTCGGGAACTGGCAGAAATCGGGGCGAAAGTCGGTTCGGATGTTCCCTTTTGTGTATATGGAGGCACCGCATTGGCCAAAGGAAGGGGAGAGATTCTAACTCCCCTTCCTCCTCCGCCGAGTTGTTGGGTCGTATTAGCGAAACCGCCGATCGGTGTATCAACGGCGGAAGTGTACGAAAATTTATCCCTCGAACAAATCGACCATCCGAATACTAGGCAAATGGTTGATGCCATCTTAAATAATGACTACGATTCAATATGCCATAATATCGGGAACGTACTGGAAAGTGTAACCTTAGCCCGACATCCGGAAGTGGCAGAAATTAAGGGGGATATGAAACGATTCGGTGCCGATGCGGTATTAATGAGCGGAAGTGGTCCGACCGTTTACGCCCTCGCCCGTCACGATTCCCGTATGCACCGCATTTATAACGGATTGCGTGGATTTTGCCATCAAGTGTATGCAGTACGGATTTTAGGGAAACAGGAGAGGTATTAA
- a CDS encoding dicarboxylate/amino acid:cation symporter, with the protein MKMKLLTQIFLAFVLAVLFGLFIPGMEKVQPLGDLFLRLIKFVIVPLVFTTLVVGVASTGDVGKLSRMGGKTVAYYLVTTAIAITIGITAGFLFSPGKGLEIEMSEAAVEPSESEGVIQTLLNIIPTNPIQSLVEGNILQIIVFSLFVGIGITVMGEKSRTVYEFFDGFADVMYKITDWIMKIAPIGVFGLIAPIVAQYGADLLMPLIKIIIAVATAVIIHALVVYSTAVKTIGKLNPIAFFKGIMPATMVAFSTTSSSGTLPVTIKNTRENLGVSERVASFVLPLGATINMDGTAIYLGISTLFSAQLFGIELTFTQLLMIILTGTLASIGTAGVPGAGLIMLTMVLQSAGLPLEAIALVAGIDRILDMFRTAINVMGDASAAVVVASSEKEVVESGRHLPA; encoded by the coding sequence ATGAAAATGAAATTATTGACACAAATTTTCCTTGCCTTCGTTTTGGCTGTTCTATTCGGTTTGTTTATTCCGGGGATGGAAAAGGTACAACCGCTCGGAGACTTATTTTTAAGGCTTATTAAATTTGTCATTGTTCCCCTCGTATTTACCACCCTCGTTGTTGGCGTGGCGAGTACGGGGGATGTAGGGAAGTTAAGTCGAATGGGTGGGAAAACCGTCGCTTATTATTTAGTGACAACGGCCATTGCTATAACGATCGGCATCACTGCTGGATTTTTGTTTTCTCCTGGGAAAGGGTTGGAGATCGAAATGAGTGAAGCGGCTGTAGAACCGTCGGAAAGTGAAGGAGTCATACAAACTTTGTTAAATATTATACCGACGAATCCGATCCAATCGTTAGTGGAAGGAAACATTTTACAGATCATTGTTTTCTCCTTATTTGTCGGAATTGGCATTACGGTCATGGGGGAAAAATCGCGTACAGTATATGAATTTTTCGATGGATTTGCTGACGTGATGTACAAAATTACCGATTGGATTATGAAAATCGCACCGATCGGCGTTTTCGGGTTAATTGCACCGATTGTCGCTCAATATGGGGCGGATCTTTTGATGCCACTCATAAAGATTATTATCGCTGTCGCTACTGCTGTGATCATCCACGCGTTAGTTGTCTATTCAACGGCGGTAAAAACAATCGGCAAGTTAAACCCCATTGCTTTCTTTAAAGGAATTATGCCGGCTACGATGGTGGCCTTTAGTACGACATCAAGTTCTGGGACGTTGCCGGTAACGATAAAAAATACGCGGGAAAATTTAGGTGTTTCCGAACGGGTTGCCAGTTTCGTTTTACCCCTCGGAGCGACGATAAATATGGACGGAACAGCGATTTATTTAGGAATTAGTACCCTATTTAGCGCCCAATTATTCGGCATTGAACTTACTTTCACACAACTGTTAATGATTATTTTGACGGGAACTCTCGCTTCGATCGGGACAGCAGGTGTTCCTGGGGCTGGACTCATAATGTTAACGATGGTTTTGCAATCGGCCGGTTTACCATTGGAAGCGATTGCATTAGTAGCAGGAATCGATCGAATATTAGATATGTTCCGGACGGCAATAAATGTGATGGGGGATGCGTCTGCAGCTGTCGTTGTAGCTTCTTCAGAAAAGGAAGTCGTCGAAAGTGGTAGACATTTACCTGCATAA
- a CDS encoding small, acid-soluble spore protein, alpha/beta type, whose amino-acid sequence MGRRKGIMSEEMKMELAKELGFYDVVKKDGWGGIRARDAGNMVKRAIEIAEEQLQKRQ is encoded by the coding sequence ATGGGCAGAAGAAAAGGGATTATGTCTGAAGAAATGAAAATGGAACTGGCAAAGGAGCTCGGTTTCTACGATGTCGTCAAAAAAGATGGCTGGGGAGGAATTCGTGCTCGAGATGCTGGGAATATGGTAAAAAGAGCCATTGAAATTGCTGAGGAGCAGTTACAAAAAAGACAATAA
- the veg gene encoding biofilm formation stimulator Veg, producing MPKTLSDIKKNLDSNLGKRLMLKANGGRKKTIERTGVLAETYPAVFVVELDQEQNAFERVSYSYADILTQTVQITFYDEMNDIS from the coding sequence ATGCCAAAAACATTGTCAGATATTAAAAAGAATCTCGACTCCAATTTAGGGAAACGTCTGATGTTAAAAGCAAATGGGGGCAGAAAAAAGACAATCGAACGAACGGGTGTATTAGCAGAAACGTACCCAGCTGTCTTTGTTGTCGAATTAGATCAAGAACAAAATGCCTTCGAACGCGTTTCTTATAGTTATGCAGATATATTGACGCAAACGGTTCAAATTACGTTTTACGATGAAATGAACGATATTTCCTAA
- the yabG gene encoding sporulation peptidase YabG — protein sequence MGIKVHDVVGRQSYQCDISFRVIRFFEEKGVQMALLYGEDIRLIADAPVEDLILLDDEKRKQLSLPLHEQEEQSFHLIRQDFTTIREKQQFEFTSGQNDQYQLFQMPGKVLHVDGDPNYLKKCLALYEKLNVPVSGVYCNEKEMVYKVPLWIEKLRPDILVITGHDAYSKYKGKKSDISAYRHSKDFVLTVKEARKKVPNLDQLIIFAGACQSHFESLIEAGANFASSPYRINIHALDPVYIVAKISFTPFTDRVRVRDIIRNTITGEKGVGGIETKGVLRIGMPYRPPLE from the coding sequence TTGGGGATCAAAGTTCACGATGTTGTAGGAAGACAATCTTATCAATGTGATATTTCTTTTCGGGTGATCCGTTTTTTTGAAGAAAAAGGGGTTCAAATGGCCCTTTTGTACGGGGAAGATATCCGCTTAATTGCCGACGCCCCGGTGGAAGATTTAATATTATTGGACGATGAAAAGCGAAAACAATTATCGTTGCCCCTTCATGAGCAGGAGGAACAATCATTCCATTTAATTCGTCAAGATTTTACAACGATTCGGGAAAAGCAACAATTTGAATTTACATCCGGACAAAATGATCAATATCAATTGTTTCAAATGCCTGGAAAAGTGTTACACGTAGACGGTGATCCGAATTATTTGAAAAAATGTTTAGCTTTATACGAAAAATTGAACGTTCCCGTTTCCGGTGTGTATTGCAATGAAAAAGAGATGGTGTATAAAGTGCCTCTTTGGATTGAAAAATTGCGTCCGGACATTCTCGTTATTACTGGTCACGACGCTTACTCCAAATACAAAGGGAAGAAGTCGGATATATCCGCCTATCGCCATTCGAAAGATTTCGTCTTAACCGTAAAGGAGGCACGAAAAAAAGTACCAAATTTGGATCAATTAATTATTTTTGCCGGTGCATGTCAATCCCATTTTGAATCGTTAATTGAAGCAGGGGCGAATTTTGCCAGTTCGCCTTATCGGATCAACATTCACGCTTTAGATCCTGTTTATATCGTGGCAAAAATTAGTTTTACCCCTTTTACCGATCGGGTTCGAGTTCGGGATATAATAAGAAATACGATTACCGGAGAGAAGGGGGTCGGTGGGATCGAAACGAAGGGGGTGTTAAGAATTGGGATGCCGTATCGACCGCCGTTAGAATGA
- the rsmA gene encoding 16S rRNA (adenine(1518)-N(6)/adenine(1519)-N(6))-dimethyltransferase RsmA, which yields MDKEIATPAKTAETIKKHGFSFKKSLGQNFLIDTNILRKIVDHAHLTESTGVIEIGPGIGALTEQLAKKSRKVLAFEIDRRLEPILTENLRHYENVDIVFEDFMKADVSHYISEYFQGIDQLAVVANLPYYITTPIIMKCLEEKLPVQRMVVMMQKEVANRLSAKPGTKEYGSLSIAIQYYTTVEVVMNVPHTVFVPQPNVDSAVVRLTFREQPLVSVIDEPFFFRVVKTSFAQRRKTIFNNLMSGLVNKEEKEILVNVLNKAQIDPKRRGETLSIEEFARLSNCLYTKLKKI from the coding sequence ATGGATAAAGAAATAGCAACGCCAGCTAAAACGGCGGAAACGATTAAAAAACACGGCTTTTCCTTTAAAAAAAGCTTAGGACAAAATTTTCTCATCGATACGAATATTTTGCGGAAAATTGTGGATCATGCCCATTTGACCGAATCGACCGGTGTAATTGAAATTGGTCCGGGAATTGGCGCATTGACGGAACAATTGGCGAAAAAGAGCAGAAAGGTACTCGCCTTTGAAATCGATCGGAGATTAGAACCGATTTTGACGGAAAACTTACGGCATTACGAAAATGTCGATATCGTTTTTGAAGATTTTATGAAAGCCGACGTTTCCCATTACATTTCGGAATATTTTCAAGGAATCGATCAATTGGCCGTTGTAGCAAATTTGCCTTACTATATTACGACACCAATCATCATGAAATGCTTGGAAGAAAAGTTACCGGTACAACGAATGGTCGTGATGATGCAGAAGGAAGTTGCAAACCGGCTGAGTGCAAAACCCGGTACAAAGGAATACGGTTCATTGTCCATCGCCATCCAATATTATACGACGGTGGAGGTCGTGATGAACGTTCCACATACGGTGTTCGTTCCTCAACCGAATGTCGATTCTGCTGTCGTTCGCTTAACTTTCCGTGAACAACCCCTCGTTTCCGTCATTGACGAACCGTTTTTTTTCCGAGTCGTCAAGACGAGTTTTGCCCAACGGCGGAAAACGATTTTCAATAATTTAATGTCGGGCCTTGTCAATAAAGAAGAAAAGGAAATATTAGTAAACGTTTTAAATAAAGCTCAAATCGATCCGAAGCGAAGGGGAGAAACGTTATCGATTGAAGAATTTGCCCGATTGAGCAATTGTTTATATACAAAATTGAAAAAAATATAA
- the rnmV gene encoding ribonuclease M5 has product MKIREIIVVEGKDDTVAIKRAVDADTIETNGSAINEKTIEQIQLASHLRGVIIFTDPDFPGEKIRKTISERVPNCKHAFLPKHLAKEKNGKKVGVEHASPEHIRYALRKARQMEQEPEERISQEDLLNYGFIGDVRSKQRRERLGELLKIGYTNGKQLYKRLKMFQITKESFLQAVEQILQEERSNG; this is encoded by the coding sequence ATGAAAATAAGGGAAATCATTGTAGTGGAAGGAAAAGACGATACAGTCGCTATTAAACGAGCTGTTGATGCGGATACAATCGAAACGAACGGATCTGCAATAAATGAAAAAACGATTGAGCAAATTCAATTGGCTTCGCATTTACGCGGGGTGATTATTTTTACGGATCCGGACTTTCCAGGAGAAAAAATTCGAAAAACGATTAGCGAACGGGTCCCAAATTGCAAACATGCATTTTTACCGAAACATTTAGCGAAAGAAAAAAACGGTAAGAAGGTCGGAGTAGAACATGCATCACCGGAACATATCCGTTATGCGTTACGAAAAGCTCGACAAATGGAACAGGAACCGGAAGAACGAATTAGTCAGGAAGATTTGCTAAATTACGGATTCATCGGGGACGTACGTTCGAAACAGCGGAGGGAGCGTCTCGGCGAATTGTTGAAAATTGGTTATACGAACGGAAAACAATTATACAAACGTCTGAAAATGTTTCAAATAACTAAGGAATCGTTTTTACAGGCTGTAGAACAAATACTTCAGGAGGAACGGTCAAATGGATAA